aaaaaaaattatattaaaaaaataatttttaaaatttgtatttttctttgagattttgttttatataattctCAGTTTGGACCACCATCCcttacattttcatttttctcatttatttttatttttttaaaaatttttttgaaaagaaattgtttttttcttttcttgaatttgtAAGGATATACTTGTCTTATTGAAAGTTTTTaaaggttatttttgtttttttgataacttTAAGGATGAtattgatattttcttttttttttttctttttttttttaatagtttatagGGGATAGTTTGGGAagaatgtgtattttttttcgaaataaaattatggaTGTGAAATGACGAAAAGCTGATTGAGATGGGTAGGTAAGGTCGTTTATTGTAAAACGAGTCAAGTCAGCGCATATGAAAAAGACCAAACAAGTCAAATGTGCAGGGTTACAAAGAATCCCCAATACACCAAGTCAGAGACACCGCAGTGAGAGTTTCCTACACCCAGGCCAAATAGACGAAGACCATTACAAAATACAGCCACTCAAAAACCTAAAAAACAGAAAGATACCTCTACATAACATATACCGCTGCTAGATCTAGGAGAGGGCTTTTGCAGACCAGGTTTTGATCTTATACAAACAACACAGTAGCCGCATTAACAACAACCAGACACAatcaaagataaagaaaaaactacaaatGTACAAGTCGGACTATTCCCCACTTTCCCATTTTGCTCGACGGTTTGCAGATTTCGGAAAATTCGAAAAACCGCTCCTGGAAGGACGCCTTGATTACCCATAAAGCCACGCCCGGAAAAAGCGTCTGAATCACCGTTACAGCACCGCCGAAGCTGAAGAATCAGGAAACGCCGAAATCGCCAAACCCCTTTTCGCCCTAAAACCGTCGTTCCAATGGAAATCCCTAAACCGGCACTGTTGCAAACAACCACGAAACAGAATAGAGCGAGGGATTTCGTCTCCAGTGTGGCCATCTAAACCAGCAGCGGCCGAACAAAGCCTCctattcaaaatcaaaaaccGTCAAGCCAGAATATCCATAGAAGAAACCAAAATCTCGGACCAGTACGATTTCGTCATTGGCGTGGCCATTCAAAACAGAAATGGCTTTTCCGAACTCCTCGTAGAAATCAAACACCGTGCGCCACGAATCGGGAGAAGAAACCGCCTTGACATCCTACCAAACGTAAAACCACATCTCCATCCCTGACTAGGACGAGACAAAAACAGCCCTTCAACCCTTTCAGTTGCCGACGACGCccaaaaagagaaggaaaattatttacaaacaagaaaaataccaCAGCCTACTAGGGAGGAGGGAAACAGAAGGCTCCCCTCCATTTTCACACTGAAAAGAGGTTTTTTCTGCAAAGAGGAAAAATCGCCTtggggagagagaagagagtggTTTTTTGGACAACTACAGTTAGACACAGATTCACTCTTAGACCAAACTACACGTTCACAAAGTCATTCAACACGTTCATTAATTAggtaaaccctttttttttttttttagataattagGTGAACCTTTTTGAGTGAGGGTTTGAAGACTTGGACTATCGATGAGGGTAGTCTGAGTCTCCCTTGGACTTAAAAAACTAGATCTTTAAAgtttagtctctctcaagcacAATATGCAGACTTATCTATCGTCTGCTGTTTATGCATTTTGTCAAGGGAGAAACATAAGAATTTTCGAGGATAACTCTTAAAATGTTGTAATGTTCTTTAGATATTATGTTTTGGGTCAGCCTTTAACCGTCttaatttcagaaaaattgATGATCGTAAAAATTATAGTAATACTACTCTTCAAACCCATTTATTACTATAATTTCATACTGATTGACATAATGAGTTTTAAATAACTTCTCAAATTAAccacttaaaaaataacaaaagaaaattcacCGTCATAATGTATGTCAAATATACCAACCTAACAAAGCATGGAACGCATTTTCTCTACccatctcatttttaatttcatcattAGATTTATGTAATTCAATGTGAAtcatacaaattcaataatacaTTTTAAGCTTAATTGTATAGAATTAAGTAGGAGATttacagaaaatatatatataatttctcttaaaaaagaaaaacaaaaaaagaataagtCCACGCACTTTGCTTTTCGAATTCTATACTATTTGAAAGACTTTCTCATGCCTTGTTTTTTATATAGGAAAATGacatttacataatttttacaCTACCCCTCTCATATAGGGTAGGACTCATGTGATGGTAGGCTCCGCCTCATGTGAAAGGAGTTGTGTaataattatgtaaaaaaattgtatttgtaTCACTCCCCACGTACAGATTCCTTTCATTGACTGGGGTCAACAATTATAGTACATACGCGTCCAGATTCCTTTTATCTGTTTATTGACAAGcattttctaagaaaaataagaaaatttgagACCTCTTCCAGAATCCAACATACctgttgacaaaaaaaatacgTGCATGCCTTCTTTCAATGTCTCCATGTCTGATCCTTGCAATACTTTCCTTGCTCAGCTTCCTTAGCCTCACCGGTGCACAAGTCCCAAATTACCGCTACCATTTCTGCTCGAATGGAACGACCATGACTTTTGTTGGGGAAATATCTCTCGTGTATAAGAAAAGACACTAACACCCTCGCTATTCGGACATGCCAGACTGCTGACTCATTACTTGGGCCAATGggtaccccccccccccccccaaaatgaTTCAGGCTCGCACACGTGCGAGTCCCGTGGACAAACATGACCAAAATGGTTATATTATCATGTTTGTATCGTGTAAAAAATGtaagtatttaaaatatatatatatatatatatatatatatatcactcaaGTACTCGTAgtgtatcttatatatatacatgatagATGACATAGTAAATCTACTATAGTATCCAAAGGCATTGAAAACACTTTACGACGAAATGGATATATTTTGGGATGTTATGACTAAtggtaaaaaaaatcaaatttcatagATACCATAAAGCTTAATAATGTCCAATGATCAAAACCGTTAACTAGTTAAAGCTGATTTCTCTTATTAAAGCCAATGACTATTTCCATTTGTTAAAGACAATAAAAAACCGTATAAGAACAAGATTTTGTAGAAAACCATTTggtcataaaaatattaatgaccAAACAGTAATAACGTCAAAAGCATTTGTTATTGGTCATATTGTCAAATGCCATAAAATCTTTGTTAAAATCCAACGGTAAAGCCATAAAAACTAATTTAaagttgatttcttttttcttgtttttctcatAAAAACTCATCAATGTCTTAAtgttaaacaaaatatttttgaaaacagtAACAAATGAAACCATGTTTGTAACATTACAACAATCTCCACATGTTACCAACACTAAAATATAAGAAGATTGAAAGCATGCATCAATGTGGTACCCGAAAGTTTTAACCGCACCTAAGATAAATAAGTGGGAACTTAATGAATCGTGGTAGAGTTAAAGTCTTTTAACCAAATTCACAAGttgaccaaacttatcacccacataactttctccaaaaaaattggGTTATTCTATAGCGGGTTAGGGCCTTATACAGGCCATACGCCCCTAAGTTTCATGAGCGCTCTAGAGACCTACCCAAGTCTCGTAGAAAATGGCACCACCTCCACACTCACATAGGTGACATCTATCAAGAGTGCGTGCAAGGAATACTTCATCCCAACATGTAGAGACTATGGATCCATTAAAAGTTTTAAGCTCATCCTTAGCCACTCTACATCTTGTACTGTTTTACACCATAGGGATGGACTCCTCACTAATCTTCTCATTTAAGATAGTGGATAAACATAGAATATGACAGTACCTCACCATGATCACTTTTAACTTTGTTTCCCATGAAACCCCATTCATAGAATCTCTAATCACAAAGGTTGGGTATCAATCACAGTGTCATAATTTGGGTatagacaaaaatttcctacaaaccagtttgtaggaaatttcatacaactcacatataagattgacatgtgttccttggcatgtgagaaacacatgttttaatagtatgtgcttctcacatgctttcttaatagtattaataaaaaaacatatgattctcacatgtttaaaggacacatgtcactcttatatgtagGTTGTTCTATCCTTTGGGTATTAGTCCTATCCCCCTCGATGTTTCACTCATCAGCCTTCTTGCtagttgtaacgccccgcttttgcaaaaagcataagtaaaaattttgaattttcacttgacattactacaacatcagagttataaattggtagcggaaaatataattatccaacgtatttgaattaaataacacgacagagcttttaactaaaatacttctagacatccataaataaaatacttagaacaaatacatggaaataggtgtcaatagtgacacaaaagaatatatggaaattattagcaatcttctcaacataaaaGGTTTTAAACACAGAAGATTACAAACAAATTACAATTTATGTGTCCTTAGCTTTAAAACATCTTGAGCTCTAACCATCATTTATAAAACCTGcaataatatacatatacatatttatagaaacaaaaacacaaaataccctAAGTGAATCCGTTGTTTCCAATAGTAATATaaatgttgatttatttaataaatgcaacataacgCATATgactttataatcacatgtatatacaatatataatccatgtcgcgaatcatagacataaattgaatatatacacaattataaagcagtaatatgacagttttatatgcaaagtttaattattatcttttacaCTTCTCTCGTGATGAAACCAACGGTCCGGATTAGTGTGTTGTTGGAGCCAACGGTCCCAACTGGCAATACCATCACCCCCCgctgtattagccaactctcacttaaagtttatttgtttgttgctaGAATCCAAAGGTCTCAGCAGACTAAGAGCCAAAGGTCTTAACCCGTTTATTTATTAGGTTCCATTGGCAGCCATCACCCCCCGCTGCATACcaactttgttattaaccattttagttaaaatagaaaatatgtaaaatcgcatgcgaaaacaaataaataaagcagtaaacacaatattataggaaaaatccaccaacttcatcctcagtaagtatagagatacttacatcCCTTTTGTGCAGTCTCTTAGCTCATTATCTGCAATAAATGTACTCCGAGTGTTAACATCATCACTCATTTACATAGATccatttattgttttataaatcctaCTGTATACTTATAGAtacaattatttatatatatttaccttccataaatcatttaaaactcatattattttAACACTCAAAATCCTTTATCTTTAAATAACAATTCCTTGTGATAAAAACCACTAATAAGATAACTACCAAAAACCATTATGCTAGCACAACCGAAAACAGGGGAAACACAAACCATAATCGAGACAGGGGAAAGTGGGTAGACACCACACACAAAACAGCTAGAGCGCCAAAATCCAACCAAAAGCCATTCATCAATACAACAAAATCTTTACACCAAATACACAACTGAAATCATCaatcaaatacccaaaatcAATATCACAAAATTATATTCCAAACACCCACTCTAAATCAGTGAAGACACTCCCCCCCCCTAAACCTGGTCTAGTCATGATATCCAAACACCAAATGGCTATAATaccacacacgcacacacacacggcaGGCCAAGACAGGGAACCCAAAACAGAGGCAAAGCCGATCATCCGCACACACAGGTTCTTcccaaaaatacatacaatcgGGTCAATACACAATAAATCCAAATACCCAGCagaaatccacaagaaatcAAATAGAAATCATGAGAATCACTTACGTAGGGGAATTTTCGCTCAATACAGAAAATCCACTGGAGAAATTCACCGGAAAAACTTCTGATTCCACCGGAAAATATCTCTGGGCTTCATCGGAAATTTCACAGGAAGATCTCCCCTGGAAGTTGCCAGATTTCCGGCCAGAACCACCGGAAATCACGCCTCTGCTCGTCGGAAATCGGGTCTGGGTTCCTCCTCTCCGGCGGTTTCCCTCTCTCGGTTCTCCTCTCTGAAtcactctctctccctatcgggctatctctctctcatgaTCGGTActctcttactctctctctctctgtgtctctctggTTCTCTCTCTCGTCCTCTGTCTGGGTTCGGTGAATAGGAAGGGAAAAGGaacaaataagaagaaaagagagaaaggagaagaaagaacaagaaggaaaaaggagaaaatgtgaaaatgagaagaaagggAGTGGTTTGGTCTCTTGGTTCCTTTTCTATTTCTCCCAATCTCccgatctctcactctctcgcttaGTCTCCCTGTGTCTCTCAGAAAAGAGAGCAAGGGAAGGAACgggaaagaaggagaaaggagaagaaagaagagaaggaaggagAAGCAGTTCAGTGAGTGAGGTGCGAAATTTGCTTGAAGGAGGGTTTAATTTATAGACAGCGAAGCCCGAGTTGCCGCCAACGATGGTGACTAGCCCAGGAGCTCGgccaagaaggaagaagagcacGAGGAAAAAAACTCAGTCGAGATTTTTTTGTAACTGACTTAGGTTTTGAATGGTTCCCCTGTTTTTCCGTTTGGTGTTTGGTATGACTGTCAGTGTTCTGGATTTTCAGAAGGTTGATGTTTGAATTAGAATAGTTTTTTGAGTTAAAAATCTTGTTATTGGACAatgtattcattttctttaatgatTATAGGGAATACTTTCCCAAGATATTGTCCCTGGTTTATGCTATATGTCCATGATAATAGCCCATTGCTTAGAAGATAAAGCTGATTTCCGGCGATTTGATTGTAGCCATTTAGTCCAGCTCATTGGTGTTGTTTCTGGTTAAGGGGATTCTTGTTTGGATGTATAGTGTACTGAAAAAGGGGCTCTAAAAcgactcaattttatttttttttttgtaaaattttttatttagaatcgttttagggtccctaaaacggctctaaaaaaattattattatttttttaaaaaaaaatcggtttgagccgttttaaaaagcgGCTTAAACCGGTTTGACCCGTTTTaattaaaacgactcaaattagaGTCATTTTAGTTCAAAACGGATCAAACCGAAATTTTAATACGCTATATgttgagccattttgaaaacggctaaaaaaaaaagggctcaaaattttaaggccttaaaacggctttaaaaaaaagggctcaaaacacctctttcttttatttttatttttttattttttgtagtgtcatcTGATTCAAAAATCAAGTTAGCATCACAATATCCTTTCAATATAGTAGGATAACCACAATATgacaaaccaaaattaattaCGCTTTTTAATTATCTCAACAATTTATTGATAGCATCCTAATGCTCAACACCAAGATTTTGAGTATATCTACTCAATCTACCACAATATAAACAATATCATGGCATATACAGTTTGCCAAAACATAAAGCTACCAATGACTTGTGCATATTTTTCTTGCAAAACACCGTTACCATAATTCTTAACtaagtgtgttttttttttttttttttttatacgatGTGATATAAGTGGATTAAAGTACTCAAATATTTTAAACATCTTTTCAACATAATGTGTCTGAGATAAAATAGTGCAATCTTTATCTCTAATAACCTTAATGTCCAAAATGACATTGGCTTTacccatatcttttatattaaaattagaTGCAATAATTCTTTTAGCTTTAACATAACATTAATGCTAGTTCAAAAATAAGCAagtcaccaatatatatatatataaacaaataatgacTCATTCATTATTGTAAACTTGCTATGCATTTACCTATACCATTAATCAAATATGCATTAGACAAAATCACATGTCAAACTTTTCATGCCATTGTTTATAAGCTTGCTTTAATCCAATAAAGATTTCACCAATTTATACACTTTGTGTTCTTGACCGGGGATTACAAGTCCCTTGGGTTGCTCCACATAAATCTCTTCactatttataaaacaattttgaCTTCCATTTGATGTATAACAAGTTTAAAAATAGAAGCAATGGCAGACAATATTCTAATAGATAAAATCAGTGGTTTGGGTCTTCTGGCTGCAAAGACCCAAATCACCTcttttgatcttaaaaaaaaaaaaaaaaaaaaaaaaaaaaaaaaaaatttgaagagagGAAACCTTAAAAAGATCACAAGATCGTATTTATTTTTACAGATGTAAGGGtgtattttgggtttggggaaaaaactcaaaaattaaaaaaaaaaaaaaaaaaaaaaaaaaaaagaaaaaagaaaaaagaaaagaacttttTGGAGAGGGGGTAAAAATTGAGCCATCGAGTTTTGTCATTTCGATATCTgtactttaatatttatttttaaaacattgaaAAGTAATGTTTAAAGAAAGTAGAAAGTTTAATAAAGAATTTGTTAgagtttatattgaaaaattaatagctaaaaacaaatatatattttgaatagcTAATATAGCCTAGAAtagttggagatgctcttagacCATCCCAAAAGTCAAAATCATTGTTCAATTTCCAACTACGCCAAAGCCTTTTGAATTCTCAACTATTTTTTCTGGTTAATGTTTCGGTACCTACCAGATATTTACTATTATTGCATCTAGCATAtggatattattattgtttgagCTCTATTGtgggaaaataaaattactgttatatatatatatatatatatagtcccaCAACgaacaatcatattttttttttttttttttttttttttgttaaagataATTTCATGCATTCATTAATCACAATGACGCATGTTAATCGTTGATGCAGGAAAAAGCAAGTCGTCTCTAATTATTATCATCGCCATTGTTGTCCCAATTGCTGGCCGGTTCTGTCGTGCTTTTCTCCATTGGCTGTTTCTTCCTGCgtagaagaacaaagaagactTACAATACATTCCTAGCAGAAAAtggtaaacaaaaaagaatagcTTTAGTTGATCATCATATGTAATTAATCTCTAATCTCCTTGCAGCTAAACATTCggctataataattttttgaattatcaGAATTCAATATATTTACTGTTTTGTTGTGTAGTTGGGGTTGAAATTACATGTGTAGAGTCCCTGCAATTTGACTTGGGTACAATTGAAGCTGCCACAAACAACTTCTCTGATGATAACAAGATTGGAAAAGGAGGATTTGGTACGGTTTACAAGGTAGAATATAGTTAGCAacgaaatttatttatatttacaaatacatacacatatacatgtgtgtgttcATTGAATGTTCTATATAACCTTGTTTCAAATATATTCTCAGGGAACCCTTTACAATGGACAAGAAATAGCAGTGAAGAGGCTATCCAAAAGCTCTGGGCAGGGTGCAGAAGAATTTAAGAATGAGGTTATGTTGGTTGCGAAGCTTCAACATAAGAATCTAGTAAGGCTCTTAGGATTTTGCTTGGAAGGACACGAAAAGATACTCGTTTATGAATATGTGCCCAACAGCAGCCTTGATTACATTTTATTCGGTTTGGCCAATCCAAACTTATATCTacttctttattaatttttcattttgggtctatttgagacttatttattttcaagttgaatatttaattttgacaaatacAGACACAGAAAGGCTAAGACAACTGGATTGGTTAACCTGTTACAAGATTATAGGAGGGATTGCTCGATGGCTTCTTTATCTTCACGAAGATTCTTGGCTTAGAATTATACATCGTGATCTTAAAGCTAGCAATGTTTTATTAGACGGCAATATGAATccaaagatttcagattttggcatggcaaGGATATTTGTAATGGATCAAACCCAAGGAAACACAAGTAGAATCGTGGGAACATAGTAAGTTTTTTATTACCATAACTGTATTTTCATAGTTTAAATCAAcatattcatttcttttctagcTAGTAGcttaattatgagaattgctgaTAAGAAAAAGTTGCAACCTTGATAATTTGAGAGTTCTGTTTGAACTGAAATTATTAGGAGATAAATTGGCCTTTGAGCTTCCAAAATGTTActtcttcttggttttttttttttaatataaaattattacaatGTGGTTCTGGTTTGTAGTAGTTATATGTCTCCAGAGTATGCAATGCATGGACGATTCTCTGTTTAGTCCGATGTATTTAGCTTTGGCGTCCTACTTCTAGAGATTATCAGTGGTAAAATGAACAATTGTTTCTACCAATCAGAACATGATGAGGACCTCTTAAGCTTTGTGAGTGTGGATCAGattatttcaattttgcttTACTTTGTGAAAGCCAATGTAATCGCCCCCTAGtgctgaagagaaaaaaaaaatactaataatcAATCACTACTGAAAAAGTTGAAAAGATAAGGATTCTGAATATTGTTTAATGAAttattgcagatatggaaacaGTGGAAGAATGGAAACCCCCTTGAAACTGTTGGATCCAACATTGAGagattcattttcaaaaaacgAAGTCATTAGATGCATCCATATTGGCTTATTGTGTGTTCAGGAGGATCCAGCCAGCCGACCAACAATGGCAACAGTTGTTCTCATGCTCGACAGTCACTCTGTGAGCCTGCAGTTGCCGCAGCAGCCGGCATTTTTGTTTCGGAGAAAAGCAAAGAGGAACATGAATACAAAGGAAGCAGGGCATGATGATTCTACAACCCAATCAGTTCCATATTCTGTTGATGACGCATCGATCACCCAAATACACCCTCGATAGTGTGAGGAAGCGAGGTGTTGTCTGTCTTGGTGTTATTTGCTACCTAGAATTTAAACTTTGGTCGAACATATGTACATTCATATATAAACATAGACGCCCGTTTAAAAGTAGATGTGCCTAATAAAATGCAGAAGTGAAAACAAATATATTTGAATCCGGCTTCAGATTCTGGAATTTTATGAACGGCCATGATTGTTTTGGGTTCTTATTAACCCAAACGTCATCATTTTAAAAAGCCTGAGGAGGCTGAACCAAACGTTGgaagtatttttggtttgaagcCAATTTTTTGTACTCTGTTCTGATTTCCTCTTaaccaaacaaaaattttcTTGGCAACGTTCAAGATCAGAGAGAAGCTGAAAATGAAGCTGCAAAGTATTGCGACTTGCTGCAAGGCGGAGGTAAAGGTTGCAGAGATAGAAGCCTCATCTGTAAGAAACAGAGCAATCTTCAGATCTGGCACAGTATTTGAGAAATTGGaatattagggaaaaaaaaaaaaaaacacccagtTGCTGAATTGCAAGGAGTGTGGCAGTGTGAGGAGAGGGCTGCAGGATAACTCCCCATGACCGCACGTCATCGAATTCAGGCACTGATGAACCCTAGAAACGGTGTGAAAATCCGCAGGACTCCAATCATGAAAACTTTAACAGCATGTACAAATTTATTGAGGAATTTTCATTGTAGTGCTGTAACGTGGGATTGGGCTGCTTTAGGGAAAAAACCAATCACTTTTAGGAGATACGTAGCTTAAGGTTAGTTATAATATTGACAAGTCTAACATTAATTATTTCACTAATTATCATCCGTCACCTCAATTTGTAAcgaattttgtaataaaaattgaacatctgctcttttttttgttttttttggctaCGACGCTTGTGCAGTGTggaactttttattattatttattcttgtCTCAATGTCGGTTTTGaagttttaaaatataattaaatgattgaatttatttattcataccAGCTTAATCAAATCCAAATAAGGGTCCTGATAGACGATCACCTCTGGGCCTACTAGCATGCCCCTAATCCTTTCAGAAGCGATAAGCCTTAAGAATTTTCCATATACGCTTCTTCATCAAGGTATCCAATTGACATATGCGCTGGTTAAAGTTAACTACAAAAACGAGAACGTACTATGGGGATTGTTGCTGATTTGGTAACTCAACTAAAGGTCTCATAGCAGTCACTTCCACTTTCTAATCAAACGCCTTGGCAACTAATTGGGCTTTGTATCTATCTATACTTCCACCAGGTTTTTCTTCAACTTTAGATACCCATTTATTTCTCATCACATTATGATTACTAGGTTGTGGACAGAAAGTCCAAGTCTGATTATTCATTAAAGCACTGTATTCACTGCTCAATGCAGCACACCACTCTGGTTTAGCAGCAGCTTGTCGAAAAGTTAATggttcaagaagaagatgaatcaTATGAAAAGCTTGGATAGGATATCGAGTGGAGTTATAGAGTTTAAAGAATGGGAAGGCTTTgggttaacaaaaaaaaataaaaaatagt
This DNA window, taken from Alnus glutinosa chromosome 5, dhAlnGlut1.1, whole genome shotgun sequence, encodes the following:
- the LOC133868275 gene encoding cysteine-rich receptor-like protein kinase 10, which codes for LSSPLLSQLLAGSVVLFSIGCFFLRRRTKKTYNTFLAENVGVEITCVESLQFDLGTIEAATNNFSDDNKIGKGGFGTVYKGTLYNGQEIAVKRLSKSSGQGAEEFKNEVMLVAKLQHKNLVRLLGFCLEGHEKILVYEYVPNSSLDYILFGLANPNLYLLLY